One part of the Tenacibaculum sp. 190130A14a genome encodes these proteins:
- a CDS encoding DUF2853 family protein, which produces MSKFDEKVALYKKFMDDRDIRSNTDLLTAVTKGLGPSIYKKDAETVSGTDPKELETVKKNFLMKKLGLADGPELDKAIDDVMERIGRSERNKYRAVVYYMLVKKFDKESVYGM; this is translated from the coding sequence ATGAGTAAATTTGACGAAAAAGTAGCGCTTTACAAAAAATTCATGGATGATAGAGACATCCGTTCAAATACTGACTTATTAACAGCTGTAACTAAAGGATTAGGTCCTTCTATCTATAAAAAAGATGCAGAGACAGTTTCTGGTACAGATCCTAAAGAATTAGAAACTGTTAAGAAAAATTTCTTAATGAAAAAGTTAGGTTTAGCTGATGGTCCAGAATTAGATAAAGCGATTGATGATGTTATGGAAAGAATCGGAAGATCTGAAAGAAACAAATATCGTGCAGTAGTATACTATATGCTTGTTAAAAAGTTTGACAAGGAGTCTGTATACGGAATGTAA